The following proteins are co-located in the Pedobacter frigiditerrae genome:
- a CDS encoding galactokinase, giving the protein MKDQLVDKFLEKYNQQPTASYFAPGRVNLIGEHIDYNGGLVMPCAITAGTWLLLAPNNDNVIRFSSVNFEGDKTIEIQKSYTKNGNDWYNYPLGVFHELQQFDWLSGGLDLLYFGNIPIGSGLSSSASIEILTAYALNDYYNLGHDKLELVKLSKRVENIFIGLNSGIMDQFSVAFGEANKAIVLNCDSLKYKIVDCDLGDYVLAIINTNKARKLEESKYNERYEECQTALKTLQTAININNLCELTAEKFALHSHLITDETVLKRTTHVVKENDRVHLAAKALNAGQLEEFGRLMYASHQSLRELYEVSGKELDAVVDFCKDYEHVIGARMTGAGFGGCAIALLKKGQEEDFAKKLTDYYVDKVGYPAAIYVHQIGNGVGRI; this is encoded by the coding sequence ATGAAAGACCAATTAGTAGATAAATTTTTAGAGAAATACAATCAACAACCAACCGCATCTTACTTCGCTCCAGGTAGAGTAAATTTAATAGGAGAACATATTGATTATAATGGCGGATTAGTAATGCCATGTGCCATCACAGCAGGTACTTGGTTACTTTTAGCACCAAACAATGATAATGTAATTAGATTTAGTAGTGTGAATTTTGAAGGCGATAAAACCATTGAAATTCAAAAAAGCTACACAAAAAATGGAAATGATTGGTATAACTATCCATTAGGTGTTTTTCATGAATTACAACAGTTCGATTGGCTTTCAGGTGGATTAGATTTATTGTATTTTGGAAACATCCCAATTGGCTCTGGTTTATCATCTTCTGCATCTATTGAGATTTTAACCGCTTATGCTTTAAACGATTATTATAATTTAGGTCACGATAAACTAGAATTAGTTAAACTTTCTAAAAGAGTAGAAAATATCTTCATTGGTTTAAATTCTGGTATCATGGATCAGTTTTCTGTTGCTTTTGGTGAAGCTAACAAAGCCATTGTGTTAAACTGTGATTCATTGAAATACAAAATTGTAGATTGTGATTTAGGTGATTACGTTTTGGCAATTATCAATACAAATAAAGCTAGAAAACTTGAAGAATCTAAATACAATGAAAGGTATGAAGAGTGCCAAACTGCTTTGAAGACCTTACAAACAGCAATTAACATTAACAACCTATGTGAGTTAACGGCAGAGAAATTTGCATTACATAGTCATTTAATTACTGATGAAACTGTTTTAAAAAGAACAACTCACGTAGTGAAGGAAAATGATAGGGTTCATTTAGCTGCTAAAGCATTAAACGCAGGACAATTAGAAGAGTTTGGTAGATTAATGTATGCTTCACATCAATCTTTAAGAGAATTGTATGAAGTTTCTGGAAAAGAATTAGATGCTGTGGTAGATTTCTGTAAGGATTACGAACATGTTATTGGTGCAAGAATGACTGGTGCTGGTTTTGGTGGTTGTGCCATTGCTCTGCTTAAAAAGGGACAAGAAGAAGACTTTGCTAAAAAACTAACTGATTATTATGTAGACAAAGTTGGCTATCCTGCTGCAATTTATGTACATCAGATTGGTAATGGTGTGGGAAGAATTTAA
- a CDS encoding nucleoside phosphorylase gives MKLSEADLIINPDGSIYHLNLLPEDIADTIITVGDLDRVGEISKYFDSIELKKGKREFITHTGYLGKKRITVISTGIGTDNIDIVFNELDALVNIDFETREIKKELKSLNIIRVGTSGAVQPDIPMGTILASTYGLGFDALMHYYIQQMSGDEHSLLDSIKSHFSHIKGIHPYLTAADSTLLQTVGKDMEKGITVTAPGFYAPQGRQVRAKNAVPNFISQLNSFKGGTNRITNLEMETAGIYALAKTLGHKALSVNAILASRVKFEFSNDPNKIVDKAIQMVLDRI, from the coding sequence ATGAAATTATCAGAAGCCGATTTAATCATCAATCCAGATGGAAGTATTTATCATCTAAACCTATTACCAGAAGATATTGCTGATACAATAATCACAGTGGGGGATTTAGACCGTGTTGGAGAAATAAGTAAATACTTTGATTCAATAGAGCTTAAAAAGGGTAAAAGAGAGTTCATTACACACACAGGCTATTTGGGTAAAAAACGAATCACCGTTATTTCAACAGGTATTGGTACTGATAATATCGATATCGTTTTTAATGAATTAGATGCTTTGGTTAACATCGATTTCGAAACAAGGGAGATTAAAAAAGAACTAAAATCCTTGAATATCATTCGTGTGGGTACATCTGGGGCTGTTCAACCAGATATCCCTATGGGAACAATTCTAGCTTCTACTTATGGCTTAGGTTTTGATGCCTTGATGCATTATTACATTCAACAAATGTCTGGAGATGAACATAGTTTATTAGATAGCATTAAATCTCACTTTTCGCATATCAAAGGGATTCATCCCTACTTAACTGCCGCAGATTCTACTTTACTGCAAACGGTAGGTAAAGACATGGAAAAAGGAATTACAGTTACAGCACCAGGATTTTATGCACCACAAGGCCGACAAGTAAGAGCTAAAAATGCAGTTCCGAATTTTATCAGTCAATTAAATAGTTTTAAAGGTGGGACAAATAGAATTACCAATTTAGAAATGGAAACAGCTGGCATTTATGCCCTAGCTAAAACACTAGGACATAAAGCACTCTCTGTTAATGCAATTTTGGCTAGTCGTGTTAAATTTGAATTTAGCAATGATCCTAATAAAATTGTAGATAAAGCAATTCAAATGGTACTTGACAGAATTTAA
- a CDS encoding YigZ family protein, giving the protein MLFDDTYQTILKTSEGIFRDKGSKFIAYAYPLKSETEVKEIIAKLRGEHTKARHFCWALRLTPDRNVFKLNDDGEPSGTAGRPILNTLLSADITNILVVVVRYFGGTLLGVAGLINAYKTATVEAIKENKIVTKTVNDIYQLNFDYLAMNQVMRIVKDENLEIINQEFDTNCVIKFEVRKSNLNIVLGKLEKVEGIELRYLATV; this is encoded by the coding sequence ATGCTGTTCGATGATACTTACCAAACTATTTTAAAAACCTCCGAAGGTATTTTTAGGGATAAAGGCAGTAAGTTTATCGCCTATGCTTATCCTTTAAAGAGTGAGACTGAAGTTAAGGAAATCATTGCTAAATTAAGGGGTGAACATACAAAAGCTAGGCATTTCTGCTGGGCTTTACGTTTAACCCCAGATAGAAATGTATTCAAGCTAAATGATGATGGAGAACCGTCTGGCACCGCTGGTCGACCGATTTTAAACACACTACTTTCTGCAGATATCACCAATATTTTAGTTGTAGTTGTTCGCTATTTTGGCGGAACCTTATTAGGCGTTGCTGGTTTAATTAATGCTTATAAAACCGCTACGGTAGAGGCAATTAAAGAAAATAAAATCGTTACTAAAACTGTAAATGACATTTACCAACTTAACTTTGATTATTTGGCAATGAATCAAGTCATGCGAATTGTAAAAGACGAAAACTTAGAAATTATAAACCAAGAATTTGACACCAATTGTGTAATCAAGTTTGAAGTCCGCAAATCTAATCTCAACATTGTTTTAGGTAAATTGGAAAAGGTTGAGGGAATTGAGCTAAGGTATTTGGCGACTGTTTAG
- a CDS encoding RNA methyltransferase, whose amino-acid sequence MRKLKLDELNRVDIQEFKEQEKLPVVVVLDNVRSMHNVGSVFRTADGFSIEKVILCGITAQPPHREIEKTALGATQSVEWEHFEDTLAAIDSLREQGYQIIAIEQAENSTMLNTFKPSVAAKYALIFGNEVNGVSDEAMQNIDECIEIPQFGTKHSFNIVISAGIVLWDFFAKLRL is encoded by the coding sequence ATGAGAAAACTAAAACTCGACGAACTTAATCGTGTAGATATCCAAGAATTTAAAGAGCAAGAAAAACTGCCTGTTGTTGTGGTATTAGATAATGTGAGAAGTATGCACAACGTAGGTTCTGTTTTTCGCACGGCGGATGGATTCTCAATCGAAAAAGTAATTCTTTGTGGCATTACTGCACAACCCCCGCACCGTGAGATAGAAAAAACTGCCTTAGGTGCAACACAATCTGTAGAATGGGAACATTTTGAAGATACTTTAGCTGCCATTGATTCACTAAGGGAACAAGGTTATCAAATCATCGCCATTGAACAAGCTGAAAATAGCACCATGCTTAATACTTTTAAACCTTCAGTAGCTGCAAAATATGCTTTGATTTTTGGTAATGAAGTAAATGGTGTAAGTGACGAAGCCATGCAAAATATTGATGAATGTATCGAAATCCCGCAATTTGGAACAAAACACTCTTTTAACATTGTAATTTCTGCAGGTATTGTGCTTTGGGATTTCTTCGCGAAATTAAGATTGTAG
- a CDS encoding DUF1398 domain-containing protein — MLNLEEIHIAESKVKSGADFPAFIQELKAMGVTRNDVYVINGMSTYFGEGDETVQGPPIYEDLIIEPESSISGIREALKVHQNGETDYQTFCRQAAVAGVEKWVTDLNEMTVTYLDTAGNELVVEKIPEA, encoded by the coding sequence ATGCTTAACCTAGAAGAAATACATATCGCAGAATCAAAAGTAAAAAGCGGCGCAGATTTTCCAGCTTTTATTCAAGAACTTAAAGCGATGGGCGTTACCAGAAATGATGTGTACGTTATTAACGGTATGTCTACTTATTTTGGCGAAGGTGATGAAACAGTTCAAGGTCCGCCGATTTATGAAGATTTGATTATTGAACCAGAATCATCAATAAGTGGCATTCGCGAAGCTCTAAAGGTTCATCAAAATGGAGAAACCGATTACCAAACTTTTTGTAGGCAAGCTGCAGTAGCAGGGGTGGAGAAGTGGGTTACAGATTTAAATGAGATGACGGTTACTTATTTAGATACAGCTGGAAACGAACTAGTGGTAGAGAAAATTCCAGAAGCCTAA
- a CDS encoding aldose epimerase family protein → MKVKQINTGIFIDKKEVIAVELTNDKGSLVKIFNYGTIINKFIVTNAKGDKQDIVLGFDEFEGYINPDYLKNYPYLGAIIGRYANRIKGGKFEIDGVEYQLAQTNGDDCLHGGVEGFDKKVWDIIDIAEEPHAKVTFQYFSLDGEENFPGDLAIQLSFELTNNDELILTYSGDTDEATAVNLTHHSYFNLSPTGGNIKNHIHQMNVSYWLEQDSNSVVTGKLLPVEGTHHDFRKGKAIGDGWDEKLGYDQTYVLDKEYGSLTLASKTTETNSGLTLLVYSTEPVAHLYTSKYLGVKNGKGGVDYNEFDAFCVETQHHPNGINIPDFPSTVLQPDEVYSQTTIYKVVSQ, encoded by the coding sequence ATGAAAGTAAAGCAAATAAATACAGGCATTTTTATTGATAAAAAAGAAGTAATTGCGGTCGAATTAACCAATGACAAAGGCAGTTTGGTAAAGATTTTCAATTATGGTACCATCATCAACAAATTTATAGTTACAAATGCCAAGGGCGATAAACAAGATATCGTTTTAGGATTTGATGAATTTGAAGGATATATTAACCCAGATTACTTAAAAAATTACCCATATTTGGGAGCTATTATTGGTCGTTATGCCAATAGAATTAAAGGTGGGAAATTTGAAATAGATGGAGTTGAATATCAACTAGCTCAAACCAATGGTGATGATTGTTTGCACGGTGGGGTAGAAGGGTTTGACAAAAAAGTTTGGGACATAATCGACATTGCTGAAGAACCTCATGCAAAGGTTACTTTTCAATATTTCAGCCTTGATGGCGAAGAGAATTTTCCTGGCGATTTAGCGATTCAATTAAGTTTTGAGTTAACCAATAATGATGAATTAATTTTAACGTATTCTGGAGATACCGATGAAGCTACAGCCGTAAATTTAACTCATCATAGCTATTTTAACCTATCACCAACTGGTGGAAACATAAAAAATCATATTCATCAGATGAATGTCTCATACTGGCTGGAACAAGATTCTAACAGTGTGGTAACAGGAAAACTATTGCCTGTGGAAGGAACGCATCACGATTTTAGAAAAGGCAAAGCCATTGGTGATGGTTGGGATGAAAAGTTAGGTTACGATCAAACCTATGTTTTAGATAAAGAATATGGAAGCTTGACATTAGCTAGTAAAACTACTGAAACCAATAGTGGCTTAACTTTGTTAGTGTATAGTACAGAACCTGTTGCCCATTTATACACCTCTAAATATTTAGGGGTAAAAAATGGAAAAGGAGGTGTGGATTATAATGAATTTGATGCTTTTTGTGTAGAAACGCAACATCATCCAAATGGCATTAACATTCCTGATTTTCCTAGCACGGTTTTACAACCTGATGAGGTGTACAGCCAAACCACGATTTACAAAGTTGTAAGTCAATAA
- the ribD gene encoding bifunctional diaminohydroxyphosphoribosylaminopyrimidine deaminase/5-amino-6-(5-phosphoribosylamino)uracil reductase RibD, producing the protein MTDELYMQRCLELAKLGMGNVSPNPMVGCVIVHEGQIIGEGYHQKIGEAHAEVNAINNVFSNFVEAAPALLKNATAYVSLEPCAHFGKTPPCADLLVKHQLKKVVIGNTDPFSEVNGKGIEKLKSAGIAVETGILEKECSYLNRRFFTRIKQQRPFIILKWAQTANGFFAPADDSQQWISGPLAKQYTHLWRTEEDAILVGKKTALVDNPQLTARNVEGKNPIRIIIDKNLSIPSTHYIYNKEAKTIIFNEVKTDVTDNIYFVQMEDMQFYLAQKLAFQLYLMDIQSVIIEGGAQMLNQFIEAGLWDEARVFTAKTVWENGIKAPQLIGNVIEHMQIGDDELTITQHI; encoded by the coding sequence ATGACCGATGAACTTTATATGCAACGCTGCCTTGAATTGGCAAAATTAGGAATGGGAAATGTGAGCCCAAACCCTATGGTTGGTTGCGTAATTGTTCATGAAGGTCAAATAATCGGCGAAGGTTATCATCAGAAAATTGGTGAAGCCCATGCTGAAGTAAATGCCATTAATAATGTATTTTCAAACTTTGTTGAAGCAGCCCCTGCCCTTTTAAAAAATGCCACGGCCTATGTGAGTTTAGAACCTTGCGCTCATTTCGGAAAAACTCCACCTTGTGCAGATTTGCTGGTTAAACATCAACTCAAAAAAGTTGTAATCGGCAACACAGACCCGTTTTCTGAAGTAAATGGAAAAGGGATTGAAAAGCTAAAATCAGCTGGTATTGCAGTCGAAACTGGAATTTTAGAAAAAGAATGTTCTTATCTAAATCGAAGGTTTTTTACCCGAATTAAACAGCAAAGACCATTTATAATTTTAAAATGGGCGCAAACCGCTAACGGTTTTTTCGCACCAGCGGATGACTCTCAGCAATGGATTTCTGGACCATTGGCAAAACAATACACCCACCTGTGGAGAACTGAAGAAGATGCAATTTTAGTTGGTAAAAAAACTGCATTGGTTGATAATCCTCAGTTAACAGCTAGAAATGTTGAGGGGAAAAATCCAATCAGAATAATAATTGATAAAAATTTATCCATTCCATCAACCCATTACATTTATAACAAGGAAGCAAAAACAATTATCTTCAACGAAGTTAAAACCGATGTTACTGATAATATCTACTTTGTGCAGATGGAAGACATGCAGTTTTATTTAGCTCAAAAATTAGCCTTTCAGTTGTATTTAATGGATATTCAATCTGTAATTATTGAAGGTGGAGCCCAAATGCTAAACCAGTTTATTGAAGCAGGTTTATGGGATGAAGCAAGAGTTTTTACAGCCAAAACAGTTTGGGAAAATGGTATTAAAGCGCCACAGTTAATTGGAAATGTAATTGAACATATGCAAATTGGCGATGATGAATTAACAATAACTCAGCATATATAA
- a CDS encoding EamA family transporter — MIYLILSIICSVTVGVLLKLAKRYQINIMQAVTWNYLFAIGLSVFFFKPDFSTIGTHISTPIYFAIGILLPVIFLVQGFAVRLTGLARTDIAQRLSLFISLCAAYFLFNEHFDRLKYVGLILGFIAIIFTMYRKSGNPSSKNGWLYLLLVFVGFGTIDVCFKLVSQITVIPYTTSLFIIFCIAFILSLIYILYLAITKKTKLQLINFICGCILGLFNFGNILFYLKAHKAMSDNPSTVFAAMNIGVIIAGSFIGIVIFKERLSKWNYFGLALALAAIILITLSKLHAVR; from the coding sequence ATGATTTATTTAATATTAAGTATAATTTGTAGCGTTACGGTTGGTGTTCTTTTAAAATTGGCCAAACGTTATCAAATTAATATCATGCAAGCCGTAACGTGGAACTATCTATTCGCTATTGGCTTGAGTGTTTTTTTCTTTAAACCAGATTTTAGCACTATTGGTACGCATATCAGCACACCAATTTACTTTGCAATAGGCATTTTACTTCCTGTTATATTTTTGGTTCAAGGTTTTGCTGTAAGATTAACAGGTTTGGCAAGAACAGATATTGCACAACGTTTATCCTTATTTATATCACTTTGTGCAGCTTATTTCTTATTCAATGAGCATTTTGACCGTTTAAAATATGTAGGTCTAATTTTAGGTTTTATTGCCATCATTTTCACAATGTACCGTAAATCTGGAAATCCCTCTTCTAAAAATGGTTGGTTGTATTTGCTACTTGTTTTTGTAGGTTTTGGCACCATAGATGTTTGTTTCAAATTAGTTAGTCAAATTACCGTTATCCCTTATACAACATCGCTTTTCATTATTTTCTGCATTGCTTTTATTTTATCGCTTATCTACATTTTGTATTTGGCAATAACCAAGAAAACCAAATTACAGTTGATAAATTTTATATGCGGCTGTATCCTTGGTTTATTCAATTTTGGTAATATTCTATTTTATCTAAAAGCGCACAAAGCGATGTCAGATAATCCTTCTACTGTATTTGCAGCAATGAATATCGGGGTTATCATAGCTGGAAGTTTTATTGGAATTGTGATATTCAAAGAGCGTTTAAGCAAATGGAATTACTTCGGACTAGCCTTAGCATTAGCAGCAATAATCTTGATCACTTTATCGAAATTACATGCTGTTCGATGA